In Micromonospora sp. LH3U1, one genomic interval encodes:
- the ppc gene encoding phosphoenolpyruvate carboxylase, which yields MTDQHDHDGPDAALRADIRRLGTLLGQTLARQEGRPLLDLVEEIRAQVRTDAPAAAQRLGGLDVTTGTKLARAFSTYFHLANITEQVHRARDLRRRRAVQGGWLDQAAKMIAERGVPAEEIANAARRLAVRPVFTAHPTEAARRSILSKLRAIADELDTETANAILYGASDEGPANRRLAELLDLMWQTDELRLDRPDPTDEARNAIYYLRDLYAEAAPQVLDDLADTLRTLGVETSPTARPLSFGTWIGGDRDGNPFVTPAVTRDVLAIQHEHGIAATEKAMDHLINEVSVSRRLRGVSLDLSASLAADLDALPEVAARFRRVNAEEPYRLKARCVKAKLANTRQRLRQGTAHVAGRDYRGSAALIADLDLLRASLARNSGQLTAVGRLASTIRTVSAFGLHLATMDIREHAEAHHAVLAQLYEAVGEVSDYPALTRLERTKLLADELTGRRPLSTLDTALSEPTRKTFDVFSTIREAQDRFGSEVIESYIISMTLGVDDVLAAVVLAREAGLVDVHSGRARVGFVPLLETPAELNAGGELLDELLSLPAYRALVTARGDVQEVMLGYSDSNKEAGITTSQWSIHRAQRALRDVAARHGVHLRLFHGRGGTVGRGGGPTHEAILAQPYGTMDGAIKVTEQGEVISDKYTLPSLARENLELTLAAVLQATLLHTAPRQPAEMLERWDATMDVVSESAYRSYRSLVEDPDLPAYFWASTPTELLGALNIGSRPAKRPNTGAGLSGLRAIPWVFGWTQTRQIVPGWFGVGSGLAAAREAGLADVLAEMHRNWHFFRTFLSNVEMMVTKTDLSIARRYVETLVPEKLHPIFEQIEQEYELTKREVLAVTSSPALLENSPVLQRTLAVRDTYLEPLHHLQVALLRQYRESGAAGRAVATAPGGRRAPSDGTALERALLTTVNGIAAGMRNTG from the coding sequence GTGACCGACCAGCATGACCACGACGGCCCGGACGCCGCGCTGCGCGCCGACATCCGCCGACTCGGCACCCTGCTCGGCCAGACGCTGGCCCGCCAGGAGGGTCGCCCGCTGCTCGACCTCGTCGAGGAGATCCGCGCCCAGGTCCGCACCGACGCCCCGGCAGCCGCCCAGCGCCTCGGCGGGCTCGACGTGACCACCGGCACCAAGCTGGCCCGCGCCTTCTCCACCTACTTCCACCTGGCCAACATCACCGAGCAGGTGCACCGCGCGCGGGATCTGCGCCGCCGCCGGGCGGTCCAGGGCGGCTGGCTGGACCAGGCGGCCAAGATGATCGCCGAGCGCGGGGTGCCAGCCGAGGAGATCGCCAACGCCGCCCGCCGGCTCGCGGTCCGGCCGGTCTTCACCGCGCACCCGACCGAGGCGGCCCGCCGCTCGATCCTGTCCAAGCTGCGGGCGATCGCCGACGAGTTGGACACCGAGACCGCCAACGCGATCCTCTACGGCGCCAGCGACGAAGGCCCGGCCAACCGCCGCCTCGCCGAGTTGCTGGACCTGATGTGGCAGACCGACGAGCTGCGACTCGACCGACCGGACCCGACCGACGAGGCGCGCAACGCCATCTACTACCTGCGCGACCTGTACGCCGAGGCCGCACCCCAGGTGCTCGACGACCTGGCCGACACGCTGCGCACGCTCGGCGTGGAGACGTCACCGACGGCCCGGCCGCTGAGCTTCGGCACCTGGATCGGCGGCGACCGCGACGGCAACCCGTTCGTCACTCCGGCGGTCACCCGCGATGTGCTGGCCATCCAGCACGAGCACGGCATCGCGGCCACCGAGAAGGCGATGGACCACCTGATCAACGAGGTCTCGGTCTCCCGCCGACTGCGCGGGGTGTCCCTGGACCTCTCCGCCAGCCTCGCTGCCGACCTGGACGCGCTACCCGAGGTGGCGGCCCGGTTCCGCCGGGTCAACGCGGAGGAGCCGTACCGGCTCAAGGCACGCTGCGTGAAGGCGAAGCTCGCCAACACCCGGCAGCGGTTGCGCCAGGGCACCGCGCACGTGGCGGGCCGGGACTACCGGGGCTCCGCCGCGCTGATCGCCGACCTGGATCTGCTGCGGGCCTCGCTGGCCCGCAACTCCGGGCAGCTCACCGCCGTCGGCCGACTGGCCTCCACCATCCGTACGGTCTCCGCGTTCGGCCTGCACCTGGCGACCATGGACATCCGGGAGCACGCCGAGGCGCACCACGCGGTGCTCGCTCAGCTCTACGAGGCCGTCGGCGAGGTCTCCGACTACCCGGCGCTGACCCGGCTGGAACGCACCAAACTGCTCGCCGACGAGCTGACCGGCCGTCGACCGCTGTCCACCCTGGACACTGCGCTGTCCGAGCCCACCCGCAAGACCTTCGACGTGTTCTCGACCATCCGGGAGGCACAGGACCGGTTCGGCAGCGAGGTGATCGAGTCGTACATCATCTCGATGACCCTGGGTGTCGACGACGTGCTGGCCGCGGTGGTGCTGGCCCGCGAAGCCGGCCTGGTGGACGTGCACAGCGGCCGGGCCCGGGTCGGGTTCGTGCCACTGTTGGAGACCCCCGCCGAGCTGAACGCCGGCGGTGAACTCCTCGACGAGCTGCTGTCGCTGCCCGCGTACCGGGCGCTGGTGACCGCCCGGGGCGACGTGCAGGAGGTCATGCTCGGCTACTCCGACTCCAACAAGGAGGCCGGGATCACCACCAGCCAGTGGTCGATCCACCGGGCGCAGCGCGCGCTGCGCGACGTGGCCGCCCGGCACGGGGTGCACCTGCGGCTGTTCCACGGCCGGGGCGGCACGGTCGGGCGCGGCGGCGGGCCGACGCACGAGGCGATCCTGGCCCAGCCGTACGGCACGATGGACGGCGCGATCAAGGTGACCGAGCAGGGCGAGGTGATCTCCGACAAGTACACCCTGCCCTCCCTGGCCCGGGAGAACCTGGAGCTCACCCTCGCCGCGGTGCTCCAGGCGACCCTGCTGCACACGGCACCTCGCCAGCCGGCCGAGATGTTGGAACGCTGGGACGCGACGATGGACGTGGTCTCCGAGTCGGCGTACCGGTCCTACCGTTCGCTCGTCGAGGACCCGGACCTGCCCGCGTACTTCTGGGCGTCCACCCCCACCGAGCTGCTCGGCGCGCTGAACATCGGATCCCGACCGGCGAAGCGCCCGAACACCGGCGCGGGGCTGTCCGGTCTGCGGGCCATCCCGTGGGTGTTCGGATGGACCCAGACCCGGCAGATCGTGCCGGGTTGGTTCGGTGTCGGCTCCGGGCTGGCCGCCGCCCGCGAGGCCGGGCTGGCCGACGTGCTGGCCGAGATGCACCGCAACTGGCACTTCTTCCGCACGTTCCTGTCGAACGTCGAGATGATGGTGACCAAGACCGACCTGAGCATCGCCCGTCGGTACGTCGAGACGCTGGTGCCGGAGAAGCTGCACCCGATCTTCGAACAGATCGAGCAGGAGTACGAGCTGACCAAGCGCGAGGTGCTGGCAGTGACGTCCTCACCCGCCCTGCTGGAAAACTCGCCGGTGCTCCAGCGCACCCTGGCCGTACGCGACACCTACCTGGAGCCGCTGCACCATCTCCAGGTGGCGCTGCTGCGGCAGTACCGGGAGTCCGGCGCCGCCGGACGGGCGGTGGCGACCGCGCCGGGTGGCCGACGCGCGCCGAGCGACGGCACCGCTCTGGAGCGGGCGCTGCTCACCACGGTGAACGGCATCGCCGCCGGGATGCGCAACACCGGCTGA
- the mfd gene encoding transcription-repair coupling factor, whose protein sequence is MLTGLFSAALADPGLARARDLARSGAAQVDGLDITAPAALRPFAVAAVAADPDGTGTGTGKNGGGAGRPVLAVTATTREADDLAAALGGLLPAEQIVVFPSWETLPHERLSPRSDTVGRRLAVLRRLAHPEATDAHGGTGPLRVVVAPVRSLLQPQLKGLGDLEPVQLAAGEEADLEEVARRLIDMAYARVDLVTKRGEFAVRGGILDVFPPTDEHPSRVEFWGDEVEEIRTFAVADQRTIEQVPLLWAPPCRELLLTPAVRARAAALAEQHPELAEILEKLAEGIPVEGMESLAPVLVGPDSLELLLDAMPAGTHVLLCDPERIRTRAHDLVRTSEEFLQASWAAAAVGGQAPVDVGAAAFRTLGEVRAVAGKLGQPWWTLSPFGLVEAETAETRQPWEDAPEQSAVTPDDAIAVTLSAQPAPLYHGETTRLVDDLKRWAGEGWSIALVFEGHGPAQRAVEVLRDAGLGARLTEEVPTAPVPGELVVTCGALSSGFVDEASRFVLLTGNDVTGGRGTSTRDMRKMPSRRRNTIDPLELKAGDHVVHEQHGIGRYVELVQRTVNGASREYLVIEYAASKRGQPGDRLFVPTDQLDQLSRYVGGEQPTLHKMGGSDWQKSKARARKAVREIAAQLIQLYAARKASKGHSFGPDTPWQRELEDAFPWQETPDQLAAIDEVKRDMEQTVPMDRLICGDVGYGKTEIAVRAAFKAVQDGKQVAVLVPTTLLVQQHYNTFAERMSQFPVEIRQLSRFQTPKETERTLEMVADGTVDIVIGTHRLLQTATRFKQLGLVVVDEEQRFGVEHKEHLKTLRASVDVLSMSATPIPRTLEMAITGIREMSTIATPPEERHPVLTFVGAQDDRQVAASIHRELLRDGQVFYLHNRVESIDRAARRLRELVPEARVAVAHGQMGEDALEKVMVGFWEKEFDVLVCTTIVESGIDIPNANTLIVERADLLGLAQLHQIRGRVGRGRERAYAYFLYPPEKPLTEHAHERLATIAQHTELGAGMYVAMKDLEIRGAGNLLGGEQSGHIEGVGFDLYVRMVGEAVSAFKGERPEEEADVKIDLPIDAHLPHDYVSVERLRLEMYRKLAEARDEERLREVIAEMTDRYGEPPAPVQNLVEVARFRLLARRYGLTDVTMQGKHVRFGPLPLPDSKQLRLKRYHPDAVYKQATDQVSVPRPTTRRIGGEPLRDQVLLQWCAQLLSDVLGAPAPLAVAAS, encoded by the coding sequence TTGCTCACCGGACTGTTCTCCGCCGCCCTGGCCGACCCGGGGCTGGCCCGGGCGCGTGACCTGGCGCGCTCCGGTGCCGCACAGGTCGACGGCCTCGACATCACCGCCCCGGCGGCGCTGCGCCCGTTCGCGGTGGCCGCCGTCGCGGCCGATCCCGACGGCACCGGCACCGGCACCGGGAAAAACGGGGGTGGGGCCGGGCGACCGGTGTTGGCGGTGACCGCCACCACTCGGGAGGCCGACGACCTGGCCGCCGCGCTGGGCGGGTTGCTGCCGGCGGAGCAGATCGTGGTCTTCCCCTCCTGGGAGACGCTGCCGCACGAGCGGTTGTCCCCCCGCTCGGACACCGTGGGCCGGCGGCTGGCCGTGCTGCGTCGGCTGGCGCACCCGGAGGCGACCGACGCGCACGGCGGCACCGGGCCGCTGCGAGTGGTCGTGGCCCCGGTCCGTTCGCTGCTCCAACCGCAGTTGAAGGGGCTCGGTGACCTGGAGCCGGTGCAACTCGCCGCAGGCGAGGAGGCGGACCTCGAGGAGGTCGCCCGCCGGCTGATCGACATGGCGTACGCCCGGGTCGACCTGGTCACGAAGCGCGGCGAGTTCGCGGTGCGCGGCGGCATCCTGGACGTCTTCCCGCCCACCGACGAGCACCCGTCCCGGGTCGAGTTCTGGGGCGACGAGGTGGAGGAGATCCGCACCTTCGCCGTCGCCGACCAGCGGACCATCGAGCAGGTCCCCCTGCTCTGGGCGCCGCCCTGCCGGGAGCTGCTGCTCACCCCGGCGGTCCGCGCCCGGGCCGCCGCGCTCGCCGAGCAGCACCCCGAGCTGGCCGAGATCCTGGAGAAGCTGGCCGAGGGCATCCCGGTGGAGGGGATGGAGTCACTGGCACCGGTGCTGGTCGGCCCCGACTCGCTGGAGCTGCTGCTGGACGCCATGCCGGCCGGCACCCACGTGCTGCTCTGCGACCCGGAGCGGATCCGCACCCGGGCGCACGACCTGGTGCGTACCTCGGAGGAGTTTCTCCAGGCCAGCTGGGCCGCCGCCGCGGTCGGCGGCCAGGCCCCGGTGGACGTCGGCGCCGCCGCCTTCCGGACCCTCGGCGAGGTACGCGCCGTCGCGGGCAAGCTCGGCCAGCCGTGGTGGACGCTGTCGCCGTTCGGTCTGGTGGAGGCGGAGACGGCCGAGACGCGACAGCCCTGGGAAGATGCGCCGGAGCAGTCCGCCGTCACCCCGGACGACGCCATCGCGGTGACCCTGTCCGCCCAGCCGGCCCCGCTCTACCACGGCGAAACCACGCGACTGGTCGACGACCTCAAGCGCTGGGCCGGCGAGGGCTGGTCGATCGCGCTGGTTTTCGAGGGGCACGGTCCCGCCCAGCGGGCGGTGGAAGTGCTGCGCGACGCCGGCCTGGGCGCGCGGTTGACCGAGGAGGTGCCGACCGCGCCCGTCCCCGGCGAGCTGGTGGTGACCTGTGGCGCGCTGAGCAGTGGGTTCGTCGACGAGGCGTCCCGCTTCGTGCTGCTCACCGGCAACGACGTGACCGGTGGTCGGGGCACCTCGACGCGGGACATGCGCAAGATGCCGAGCCGGCGGCGCAACACCATCGACCCGCTGGAGTTGAAGGCCGGCGACCACGTGGTGCACGAGCAGCACGGCATCGGCCGCTACGTCGAGCTGGTGCAGCGCACCGTCAACGGCGCCAGCCGGGAATACCTGGTCATCGAGTACGCGGCCAGCAAGCGGGGCCAGCCCGGCGACCGGCTCTTCGTCCCCACCGACCAACTTGACCAGCTCTCCCGCTACGTGGGTGGTGAGCAGCCGACCCTGCACAAGATGGGCGGCTCGGACTGGCAGAAGTCCAAGGCACGCGCCCGCAAGGCGGTTCGCGAGATCGCCGCGCAGCTCATCCAGCTCTACGCCGCCCGCAAGGCGTCCAAGGGTCACTCGTTCGGCCCGGACACCCCGTGGCAGCGGGAGCTGGAGGACGCCTTCCCCTGGCAGGAGACGCCGGACCAGCTCGCCGCGATCGACGAGGTCAAGCGGGACATGGAGCAGACCGTCCCGATGGACCGGCTGATCTGCGGTGACGTCGGCTACGGCAAGACCGAGATCGCCGTCCGGGCGGCGTTCAAGGCGGTGCAGGACGGCAAGCAGGTGGCGGTGCTGGTGCCGACCACGCTGCTGGTGCAGCAGCACTACAACACGTTCGCCGAGCGGATGAGCCAGTTTCCGGTGGAGATCCGGCAGCTGTCGCGGTTCCAGACGCCGAAGGAGACCGAGCGGACGCTGGAGATGGTCGCCGACGGCACCGTCGATATCGTCATCGGCACCCACCGGCTGTTGCAGACCGCCACCCGCTTCAAGCAGTTGGGTCTGGTGGTCGTCGACGAGGAGCAGCGCTTCGGTGTCGAGCACAAGGAGCACCTGAAGACGCTGCGCGCGTCGGTCGACGTGCTGAGCATGTCCGCGACCCCGATCCCGCGGACCTTGGAGATGGCCATCACCGGCATCCGGGAGATGTCCACGATCGCCACTCCGCCGGAGGAGCGGCACCCGGTGCTCACCTTCGTCGGCGCGCAGGACGACCGGCAGGTGGCCGCGTCCATCCACCGCGAGTTGCTTCGCGACGGGCAGGTCTTCTACCTGCACAACCGGGTCGAGTCGATCGACCGGGCGGCGCGGCGACTGCGGGAGCTGGTGCCCGAGGCGCGGGTCGCGGTGGCGCACGGCCAGATGGGCGAGGACGCCCTGGAGAAGGTCATGGTCGGCTTCTGGGAGAAGGAGTTCGACGTCCTGGTCTGCACCACGATCGTCGAGTCGGGCATCGACATCCCGAACGCCAACACGCTGATCGTGGAGCGGGCCGACCTGCTCGGCCTCGCCCAGCTGCACCAGATCCGGGGCCGGGTCGGCCGGGGCCGGGAGCGGGCGTACGCCTATTTCCTCTACCCGCCGGAGAAGCCGCTCACCGAGCACGCCCACGAGCGGCTGGCCACCATCGCCCAGCACACCGAGCTGGGTGCCGGCATGTACGTGGCGATGAAGGACCTGGAGATCCGGGGCGCCGGCAACCTGCTCGGCGGCGAACAGTCCGGGCACATCGAGGGCGTCGGCTTCGACCTGTACGTGCGAATGGTCGGCGAGGCCGTCTCGGCGTTCAAGGGTGAGCGGCCGGAGGAAGAGGCCGATGTCAAGATCGATCTGCCGATCGACGCGCACCTGCCGCACGACTACGTGAGCGTGGAGCGGCTGCGCCTGGAGATGTACCGCAAGCTTGCCGAGGCGCGCGACGAGGAGCGGCTGCGCGAGGTGATCGCCGAGATGACCGACCGGTACGGCGAACCGCCGGCTCCGGTGCAGAACCTGGTGGAGGTGGCCCGGTTCCGCCTGCTGGCCCGCCGGTACGGCCTGACCGACGTGACCATGCAGGGCAAACACGTACGGTTCGGTCCACTGCCGTTGCCGGACTCGAAGCAGTTGCGGCTCAAGCGATACCACCCGGACGCCGTCTACAAGCAGGCCACCGACCAGGTCAGCGTGCCCCGGCCGACCACCCGTCGGATCGGCGGCGAGCCGCTGCGTGACCAGGTGCTGCTCCAGTGGTGCGCGCAACTGCTCTCCGACGTGCTGGGTGCCCCCGCTCCGCTCGCCGTCGCGGCCAGCTGA
- a CDS encoding cyclase family protein, translated as MGEQWRAQFDAEVSFANGGGLRTEGFRLDIPGQEITDDDLAALFVRHLGLLMVAEVRISAKTIIEEPHKGGRGVAVGASGTDRRLVELSHVISDGMTTLPGWPAPRITDWLTFAASQANYAPGTEFHVARIDMIANTGTYLDTPAHRWAGADDLTGVSLDRLADLPGVVVRLPAGMRAVDRLMLAPYEVAGRAVLLHTGWDEHFGTERYGAPEAPYLTGDAAQALADAGAALVGIDSINIDDMSPTAGGVRPAHSTLLAAGIPIVEHLTGLDALPPSGFRFTAAPPMVAGMGTFPVRAFAVVDA; from the coding sequence ATGGGTGAGCAGTGGCGGGCGCAGTTCGACGCGGAGGTGAGCTTCGCCAACGGCGGCGGGCTACGCACCGAGGGGTTCCGGCTGGACATCCCGGGGCAGGAGATCACCGACGACGACCTGGCGGCGTTGTTCGTCCGGCACCTCGGGCTGCTGATGGTCGCCGAGGTACGGATCAGCGCGAAGACGATCATTGAGGAGCCGCACAAGGGCGGACGGGGCGTCGCCGTCGGCGCATCCGGCACCGATCGTCGGCTGGTCGAGCTGAGCCACGTGATCAGCGACGGGATGACTACCCTGCCCGGCTGGCCGGCGCCCCGGATCACCGACTGGCTGACCTTCGCGGCGTCCCAAGCGAACTACGCGCCGGGCACCGAGTTCCACGTGGCCCGGATTGACATGATCGCCAACACGGGCACCTACCTGGACACTCCCGCCCACCGCTGGGCCGGTGCCGACGACCTGACCGGGGTGTCGCTGGACCGGCTCGCCGACCTGCCCGGCGTGGTGGTCCGGCTGCCGGCTGGCATGCGGGCCGTGGACCGGCTGATGCTTGCCCCGTACGAGGTGGCCGGGCGCGCGGTGCTGCTGCACACCGGGTGGGATGAGCACTTCGGCACCGAGCGGTATGGCGCGCCGGAGGCGCCGTACCTGACCGGGGACGCCGCCCAGGCGCTGGCCGACGCCGGTGCGGCCCTGGTCGGCATCGACTCGATCAACATCGACGACATGAGCCCGACGGCCGGTGGTGTACGCCCCGCACACAGCACCCTGCTCGCCGCCGGCATCCCGATCGTGGAGCACCTGACCGGCCTGGACGCGCTACCGCCGAGTGGCTTCCGGTTCACTGCGGCCCCACCGATGGTGGCGGGCATGGGCACCTTCCCGGTCCGCGCCTTCGCCGTCGTCGACGCATGA
- a CDS encoding DUF885 domain-containing protein: MEAFGVLAERVVEALLESRPGVATAAGDHRYDDRLPDLSAGAVAGDLAMLSDAANALSELDPDSLDVDEQVDHALLTSFVDRELFELTEIRSHEWDPLRHNPGPLLHPLLARSYAPAEVRLTQLAGRLAAVPDALATARATLRDMPRIHAETAVGQFTGTAALIRDELPALLAQAPSHLDRVEPAATAAIAALEEFVAWLRVGLAADAGPGRDPRLGRRRWEARLWHTLDTELGAAEIQRRAWANLDRVTAEIREAAVELVGGPADDAAVRRALDVLAAEHPNDETIVELAGVTLDDATDFVRAHDLVTLVDDRCVVQEMPEFARGVAVAYCDAPGPLETAAVPTFYCIAPTPSDWPAQRVESFYREYNDHMIRNLTVHEAMPGHFLQLAHARRYVGGTRVRALAESGPFIEGWAVYAEELMVGLGFGGLPVRLQQLKMQLRMTINALLDQLVHAEDLPEAEAMALMTGRGFQEEGEAAGKWRRAQLTSTQLSTYFVGYSEVAEIAAARPDGVSVRDWHDAMLAHDCPPPRHLRTLLDV; encoded by the coding sequence GTGGAGGCGTTTGGGGTACTGGCGGAGCGGGTCGTCGAGGCTCTACTGGAGTCACGGCCGGGGGTTGCTACCGCGGCGGGCGATCACCGGTACGACGACCGGCTGCCGGATCTGTCCGCCGGCGCGGTCGCCGGCGACCTCGCGATGCTCTCCGACGCGGCCAACGCGCTGTCCGAGTTGGACCCGGACTCGCTCGACGTGGACGAGCAGGTCGACCACGCGCTGCTCACCTCATTCGTGGATCGGGAGCTGTTCGAGCTGACCGAAATCCGGTCGCACGAGTGGGATCCGCTGCGCCACAACCCCGGCCCCCTGCTGCACCCGCTGCTGGCCCGCTCGTACGCCCCGGCGGAGGTGCGGCTGACCCAACTGGCCGGCCGGCTCGCCGCCGTACCGGATGCTCTCGCCACCGCCCGCGCGACGCTGCGGGACATGCCGCGGATCCACGCCGAGACGGCGGTCGGGCAGTTCACCGGCACGGCCGCGCTGATTCGCGACGAGCTGCCGGCGTTGCTCGCCCAGGCGCCGAGCCACCTCGACCGGGTCGAACCGGCGGCGACCGCGGCGATCGCCGCGCTGGAGGAGTTCGTCGCCTGGCTGCGTGTCGGCCTGGCCGCCGACGCCGGCCCTGGCCGTGACCCGCGACTGGGCCGGCGCCGCTGGGAGGCCCGACTCTGGCACACGCTCGATACCGAGCTGGGTGCCGCCGAGATTCAGCGCCGCGCCTGGGCCAACCTGGACCGGGTCACCGCGGAGATCCGCGAGGCGGCCGTCGAGCTGGTCGGCGGTCCGGCCGACGACGCGGCCGTACGCCGGGCGCTGGACGTGCTCGCCGCCGAGCACCCGAACGACGAGACCATTGTCGAGCTGGCCGGGGTGACCCTGGACGACGCCACCGACTTCGTCCGCGCGCACGACCTGGTCACCCTTGTCGACGACCGGTGCGTGGTCCAGGAGATGCCGGAGTTCGCCCGAGGGGTCGCGGTGGCGTACTGCGACGCGCCCGGCCCGCTGGAGACCGCGGCCGTGCCCACCTTCTACTGCATCGCGCCCACCCCTTCGGACTGGCCGGCGCAGCGGGTCGAGTCGTTCTATCGCGAGTACAACGACCACATGATCCGCAATCTGACGGTGCACGAGGCGATGCCGGGGCACTTCCTCCAGCTCGCTCACGCCCGCCGTTACGTCGGTGGCACCCGGGTCCGGGCACTGGCCGAGTCCGGCCCGTTCATCGAGGGCTGGGCGGTGTACGCGGAGGAACTGATGGTGGGCCTCGGCTTCGGCGGCCTGCCGGTGCGGTTGCAGCAGCTCAAGATGCAGCTACGGATGACCATCAACGCGTTGCTCGACCAACTGGTGCACGCCGAGGACCTGCCCGAGGCCGAGGCGATGGCGCTGATGACCGGGCGTGGCTTCCAGGAGGAGGGCGAGGCTGCCGGCAAGTGGCGCCGGGCGCAGCTCACCTCGACCCAGCTCTCCACCTACTTCGTCGGGTACAGCGAGGTCGCCGAGATCGCCGCGGCCCGCCCGGACGGGGTGTCGGTCCGCGACTGGCACGACGCGATGCTCGCGCACGACTGCCCGCCACCGCGCCACCTGCGCACCCTGCTCGACGTCTGA
- a CDS encoding nucleoside triphosphate pyrophosphohydrolase: MTARIVLLVTSPRLPAGLLTSAAWDVVRQHPVLTGAESELVTAVRQAGAEVTVVDGPATQPLLDAVATHGTAVWLAGPAGDEALARELGLRLARQPGLAEMELMYGSWDPPGARLLDAVAVLDRLASPGGDPWKRAQTHRSLAGYLLEESYEAYDAISADDTDALREELGDVLLQVVLHARLAEELPEDERWTIDDVAGGLVDKMIRRNPHVFAGAEAGTLEEITENWERIKRAEKARKSVLDGVALSQPALALAAQVLDRAARVGPAVPPPLADTEPDAEAQLGASLLATVATARQAGIDPEAALRRTTLAYANAVRATEIQTPPPDPR, from the coding sequence ATGACGGCACGGATCGTCCTCCTGGTCACCTCGCCCCGGCTGCCCGCCGGCCTGCTGACCTCCGCAGCCTGGGACGTCGTACGTCAGCACCCGGTGTTGACCGGTGCGGAGAGCGAGTTGGTCACGGCCGTGCGCCAGGCGGGCGCCGAGGTCACCGTGGTGGACGGCCCGGCGACGCAGCCGCTGTTGGATGCGGTGGCGACGCACGGCACGGCGGTCTGGCTGGCTGGTCCGGCGGGCGACGAGGCGCTGGCCCGGGAATTGGGTCTGCGGCTGGCCCGGCAGCCGGGGTTGGCCGAGATGGAGCTGATGTACGGCTCGTGGGATCCGCCGGGCGCCCGGTTGCTCGACGCGGTGGCCGTGTTGGACCGACTGGCCTCGCCCGGTGGCGACCCGTGGAAGCGGGCGCAGACGCACCGCAGCCTCGCCGGTTACCTGCTGGAGGAGAGCTACGAGGCGTACGACGCGATCAGCGCCGACGACACCGACGCGTTGCGCGAGGAGTTGGGCGACGTGTTGTTGCAGGTGGTCCTGCATGCGCGGCTCGCCGAGGAGTTGCCCGAGGATGAGCGGTGGACCATCGACGACGTGGCGGGTGGCCTGGTCGACAAGATGATCCGGCGTAATCCGCACGTCTTCGCCGGTGCGGAGGCGGGCACGCTGGAGGAGATCACCGAGAACTGGGAGCGGATCAAGCGCGCCGAGAAGGCTCGGAAGTCGGTGTTGGACGGCGTGGCACTGAGTCAGCCCGCGCTGGCCCTGGCCGCGCAGGTCCTGGACCGCGCCGCCCGCGTCGGCCCAGCGGTCCCGCCGCCGCTGGCTGACACCGAGCCAGACGCGGAAGCACAGCTGGGCGCCAGCCTCCTGGCAACGGTCGCAACAGCCCGCCAGGCGGGCATCGATCCCGAAGCGGCCCTCCGCCGCACCACCCTCGCCTACGCGAATGCCGTCCGCGCCACCGAAATCCAGACCCCACCCCCAGACCCTCGTTGA
- a CDS encoding S66 family peptidase gives MVSLSYPPKPRPGDRVAVVSPSAGLPAVFPHVYELGLRRLREEFGLEPVEYPTTRIMGADPRDRARDLTAAFADPSITAVLATVGGDDLITVTPYLDDDVLRANPKPYFGYSDNTNVLNHLYRLGIVAYHGGSVLVHLGRPGSPHPLTFGSLRAALFTTDWYELTPAIEWGDRPNPWTEPETLAHEPEMLPGAGWRWQGPERVVRGRTWGGNLEILHWLLATDRVPTVDELDGSVLIFETSEEMPSAQEVFRIVRNMGERGLLAAFSAIIVGRPKAWEFDKPLSVPERLAWGEAQREAITRALTTYNPDAVVVFDVDLGHTDPQLIIPYGGEIRVDAVERRIAVRY, from the coding sequence ATGGTGTCGCTGAGCTACCCGCCGAAACCGCGACCGGGCGACCGGGTCGCGGTCGTCTCACCCTCCGCCGGTCTGCCGGCCGTCTTTCCCCATGTGTACGAGTTGGGGCTGCGCCGGTTGCGCGAGGAGTTCGGCCTGGAGCCGGTGGAGTACCCGACCACGCGGATCATGGGGGCGGACCCGCGCGACCGGGCCCGCGACCTGACGGCCGCCTTCGCCGACCCGAGCATCACCGCGGTGCTCGCCACGGTCGGCGGGGACGACCTGATCACGGTCACCCCATACCTCGACGACGACGTGTTGCGGGCCAACCCCAAGCCCTACTTCGGGTACTCCGACAACACCAACGTGCTCAACCACCTGTACCGGCTGGGCATCGTCGCCTACCACGGTGGGTCGGTGCTGGTGCACCTCGGCCGGCCCGGCTCGCCGCACCCGCTGACCTTCGGCTCGCTGCGCGCCGCGCTCTTCACCACCGACTGGTACGAGCTGACGCCCGCCATCGAGTGGGGTGACCGGCCGAACCCCTGGACCGAGCCGGAGACATTGGCGCACGAGCCGGAGATGCTGCCGGGTGCGGGTTGGCGCTGGCAGGGCCCGGAGCGGGTGGTGCGGGGGCGCACCTGGGGCGGCAACCTGGAGATCCTGCACTGGTTGCTGGCCACCGATCGGGTGCCGACCGTCGACGAGCTGGACGGCTCCGTACTGATCTTCGAGACCTCGGAGGAGATGCCCAGCGCCCAGGAGGTGTTCCGGATCGTGCGGAACATGGGGGAGCGGGGCCTGCTCGCCGCCTTCTCGGCGATCATCGTCGGTCGCCCCAAGGCGTGGGAGTTCGACAAGCCGCTGTCGGTGCCGGAACGGCTGGCGTGGGGCGAGGCCCAGCGGGAGGCGATCACTCGTGCTCTCACGACGTACAACCCGGACGCGGTGGTGGTCTTCGACGTCGACCTCGGCCACACCGACCCACAGTTGATCATCCCGTACGGCGGGGAGATCCGGGTGGACGCCGTCGAACGCCGGATCGCGGTGCGGTACTGA